TAAAGACCTTTGAGGTAAGCCTTGAAACAAGCTTAAAGCTTGCCAAGAAAGTCCCGAAAGATATAGTCCTGGTATCAGAGTCAGGCATAAAAAGCTCCTCTGACCTTAAAAAGCTAAAAGAAGCAGGCATTTCAGCGGCCCTTATTGGCGAAAGCCTTATGCGCTCACAAGATAAAGCCATGGCCTTAAAAGAAATGCTTAAATTCTAAGAATTAGCCTTGTCAGCCACCAGATAAGCACCAGGAGTAAAATTACTTTCCAGAATCCTTTCCTCTGCAAGAAAAAAAGTGCTTTATCAGGTAAAAAGGCAAGCATAAACACCAGGCCCACAAACAAGAAAATAAGTGGGTTGGTGGAAAAAGCATCGCAAAAATTCCCTTGAAGAAAGCTTTTCGCAGCATGAGTCATGCCGCATCCTGGGCAAGGGAGCCCTGTTAGCAGTTTAAAAGGGCAGCGCCAGGGAAGCGAAAGGGAAGAAATGCTTATTATTCCCTTTGCGTTTAAAAAAAACAGGGCAAGCCCTGCTAGGATTAGGGCCTGCCAGAGTCTTCTTTCGGTAATCACCTGCTTTTTTGTTTTAAGTCCTCGATGATGAGGTTTAGTTCTTTTTGCTGTAAGGCGTCTGTTATTATGCCAAGCGAAAGAAGCGTGACTATAAGCGAAATAGCAGGGAGACTTTCACTTGGGGGCAATCCGTATTTGTGCTGGATGCGCACGATAGCCCGGCCCATTAGGTATTCATGATAAAGGTGATAAAGACCACAGGTCAGCAAGGTGAAAACAAACCATTTCCAAAAGCTAAATTCTTCCCTGCCAAGGAGTAAGTTTACCATACGTATCTGTTGATACTGCCACACCAGCCCCCATAAGCCACAGGTAATTAAAGTCAGGATAACTTCCTTGGCTATGCTCCTGGGTTCAAGGTCTTCGTGAGGGGGAAGCCGCAAAGTTGGCCCTTCGGTTGCCATATTTTTTCCTCCTGTGAATTATTCTCTTTTTTCTATCGAATTTAAGGCTCAATAGCTAAAGTTAACTTTTTGTGAAGGGCCTCTCCTTTTCTGAATTCAATGGGCCAGAAGGGCATTACGGCTATCCCTTGGGTGGTAAGGTCAAACCCTGCTTCTGATTGGCTGACAGTTTTTACCGGGAAAATAAAAAAACGCGCTGTTTCCGGGAGGGTAAGCTTTAATTTTTCTCCGAAAGGAGCCAAAAAGGTGAGCTCCTGACCAAAGACTTCCTGGGGCTCAGAAACAGGAATACTTTGGCCATCTAAGCTAACCTCACCTGCTCCTTTAGCAAGAAGGGGAGGATAAAAATTGAATTCCACTCCGAAAAAGCACCTGGTGGTTTCTTCGGCGCGGTATTCAAGTTCGTAAGAAATTTCAAGGCCAAGACCTTCTTGATTCACCTTGATGTGTTTGCGCAAAAGTAGCGGCCTTCTTGTTGAACCTGGGGGATAAAGCCCTCCGTCTCTAAAGAAAATGAGTTCAGCTCCTTTGCGGTGCCAGTTAAAGGGCTGGTTGGCAAAATCTCCCCATTCTCCAAAGTCGCACCTCACAAAATCGTACAGCGTGCGGTTGGGATCAAAGAAGTGTTCTATCAAAGAATGGCGTTCATACCAATCATAAACAAGGGCGTTTAAAACTTCCTGAGATGGTCTTTTGGTAAGGGTGTGGATGCTTGAAACGCCTTCTTCTTTTTCTTCTGGGCATTCTTGCGGATGTCTTATGGCTTCATGGTAAGCCTCAAAGCGTCTGGTGAGGACGTTTTGGTAATTGTGGGTGCTCTTTAAGCTAGACCATTCGAGAATTTGCCCTCCATAAGATGGTTTAAAAACCAATACCGCTTCAGAAGAAGCATAGCAGACCTCTGTGGCACCATCGTAATCAATATCAAGCTCACTAAAAGAAGGCTTGCTATTTGCCCGCAACTTGGCTTCCGCAGCAAGGAGTTTTTCCCAAACTGCCTGGCGAAGATGCGGAAGATAAAGCCCGCCGAAAATTCCATGCCAATAGGCATCGTTACACTGGGCAGACAAAAGCTCAACGCGGGCTTCAGGGTCAAAATTTTTGCGCGAAAGTTCGCTCACCTGAAGCATTCTTTTATGAAGGTAGTTTGATTCAGGGTACTTGACGAAAAAGTTGCGCCAGTGACCTCCCCGGATAAAGGCTGCGAAGCGAGTCTTTTCAGGCTTAAGGCGTTTATTTAGCTCTTCAAGCTCAAGAATCCGTTTGGCAGGAAGGGCCCATTGTTCCATCTCAGCGTAAGAGGCCGTTGGGAGGTAAGCAAGCCCGTTAGCAGGGAGTTTTTCAAGGGCTTCGGCAAAGGTCATGATTTCGATTTTTCCTTCTTCCTGCCAGCGAGTTATGGTTTGCAGAAACGACTCCAGCCAGCCTTCTTCGTACACCCATTTTTTGGTGCCAGGCCAGACACCGAATTTTTCCCCGTCGTCAAAATAAATGGCAAGGCGTCCGCCACGAAAGGCCACGTCGTTAAGATAGCGCCCTAGGCGCTCTACAGGCCAGAAAGGAATGGCATAGCGCAAGGTCTCGTCAATGGGAAACACCGCAAGTCTCTGGCCTTCGGCTTCGGTATAGAAATAGCCGTAGAGATTTTCTTTCTCAAAGCCCGAGACCAAAAAATGCCTATCATCCACTACCACGTATTTGATACCAAGCTTGGCAAGATCCTCTACCAGGGCCTGTTCCCACACACGCTCGGTAAGCCAGAGCCCAACCGGGGAGACTCCGAATTGCTTTTTGAGATAATCCTTATGCCTTAGAATTTGTTCTTTGCGGTCTTCACGGGGAATTACAGCAAGGATAGGCTCAAAAAAACCGCCTGCCACAGGTTCTATTTGTTGGCGGGCGATAAGTTTTCCTAAAAGTTCAAATATGGCAGGGTATTTTTCCTCCCACCACTTGAGCAAAATACCGCTTACGTGAAGGCTGAAACGAAAATGCGGATATCGTTCGATGATTTTAAGAAAGGGGAAATAGCTTTCGTCAGTGAGGCGTTTCACAACTTCGTCAAAATTTCCAAGGGGCTGATGGTTGTGTACCCCAAACACAAAAGGGAGTTTCATATGGCCCTCCTAGGTTCGCGGAATTTCTAACATGCGCGCCACGGCACGGTAGGCTTTTACCCGCAAGTCTTCCGGCACCTTCACCACAGGAGACAACGTTTCAAGGGATTTCTTGAGGTCTTCAAGAGAGATTATCTTCATGGCCTTGCAGAGCATCTTTTCAGAGGCAGGGTAGAAGTTTTTATCAGGGTTTTGTTTTTTTAGCGGATAAAGAAGACCCACTTCTGTGCCAATGATAAATTCTTTAGCATCAGACTCTTTGGCATAGCGAAGCATGCCACTTGTAGAGCGCACGGCGTCAGCCAAATCAATAACTTCTGGACGGCATTCTGGATGCGCCATAAAAACCGCGTTAGGGTGCGCTTTGCGCGCAGCAGTTACGTCTTCTACCGTAAGTACATCATGAAACGGGCAAAAGCCTTCGAAATAGTGGATCTTTTTTTCTTTGAAAAAACGCTGGGTGTAACGCGCAAGATTCATGTCGGGCAGAAAGATTATCTCGTCGGCATCAAGGGCGCGCACCACGTTCACCGCATTGGCGGAGGTGCAGCAAATATCAGAAAGCGCCTTGATTTCCACATAAGAATTGACATAAGTGACCACCGGTGCTTTGGGATACTTTGCTTTTAAGTTTTCAACGTCTTCAGGGCCAATCATGTCTGCCATCTCGCAGCCTGCTTCCATGCGCGGAAAGACAATCAGCTTGTCAGGGCAAACGATAGCAGCTGTTTCTGCCATAAAACGCACGCCGCAAAAAACCACAACTTCCGCATCTGTTTGGGCGGCTTTTAAAGAAAGCTCTAGCGAGTCTCCGGTAAGATCGGCTACGTCCTGGATCTCAGGGGGTTGATAATTGTGTGCCAGGATAATGGCCTTGCGCTCTTTAGCTAATTCTCGGATTTCTTTCTGCAGTTCATTCATAACCTACCTCTCCTGTATAATTTCAGCGCCTTTTGGAGGTTCAAAGTTAAAGAGGGCTTTTGCAAGATGGATATTTCGTTTGGTTTTAAGAAATTTGATGCGGGTTAAATTCCCAAGCTGATCCCAAAAGGAAAACCCCAAAAGAGCGCCGTTTTTTTTATCTATCAAAAGTTTTATTTTTTGGATTTGAGCCTCTTCCTTGGGGAAAAGTATCAGGGCTACTTTGCCTTCAGGGAGTTCTTCCACCGGGCCAAGCCTGAAGTCTTCAAAGATGTTTCCTTTCCCTGAGACAAAACTTAGCATGAGCTTTGATGAGAGGGACTTTTCCTTGGGAAAAATCATGACCTGGTTGTCTTTTTTGCTATAGACGTAAATGTTTTTCTTGTCTGCCACAATAAGAAGTTCTTCTGGCCAGGTATATTCCCAGCGCATAAGGCCAGGCTTTTCAAAATAAACGCGCCCCTTGGAAAACCGGATTTGGTTGGCACGCAGAAAATGGACTTCCTGTTCAAAGTCTGCCGTGAAGTTTTTCGTTTGTTCGTAATAGTTCTGAAGACGAGTGGCTACGTCTTTGGCAGAGATTTCTGCCAAAGCTATTTTACTTATCAGGACGCAGCAACACAGGACGAGGACGCACACCATCTGACGGACCAACGATACCCTCCTTTTCCATGCGTTCAATCATGCGGGCGGCACGGTTATATCCAACCCGCAAACGTCTTTGTAACATTGAGATAGAAGCCTGCCCGGTTTGCACCACGATCTGGACTGCCTGCTCATAGAGTTCGTCAACTTCATCGTCAAGCTCTGAGACGGCTTCTTCTCCGCCTGCCACAAGCTCAAGGGCATAATCAGGCTCACCCTGAGCCTTTAAGTATTCTACCACCTTTTTGACTTCTTTTTCACTGATAAAGGCGCCGTGGATACGTTTTAATTTTGAGGTCCCGGGAGGCAAAAAGAGCATGTCTCCCGCGCCAAGTAAGCGCTCTGCCCCGCCTGTGTCTAGAATGGTCCGTGAGTCTGTACGCGATGAGACCTGAAAAGAAATGCGCGCAGGGAAGTTAGCCTTGATAATGCCGGTAAGCACGTCAACTGAGGGCCTTTGGGTGGCAAGCAAAAGATGTATTCCTGAGGCCCTGGCCATTTGAGCGAGTCTGGTAAGGGACATCTCTACTTCTTTGGAAGAGACCACCATAAGGTCAGCGAGTTCGTCTACCACTATGACGATGTAGGGGAGCTTTTCTTCGGCTTCAGCATTGTAAGATTCAAGGTTACGGGCACGGGCTTCTTCCAGAAGCTGATAGCGCCTTTCCATTTCTGATACCGCCCATTTGAGGGCAAGGGTGGCGGTTTTGGGCTCAAGAAGTACTGGATGAAGAAGATGGGGAATGCCATCATAGACCGAAAGCTCAATGCGTTTGGGATCAATAAGCAAAAGGCGCACTTCCTCAGGGGTGGCCTTGAAAAGAAGGCTCATAAGCATAGCATGCAGACAAACACTTTTTCCCGTGCCAGTAGCCCCAGCAATTAGAAGATGTGGCATCTTGGCAAGGTCTGTAACCACTGGCCGGCCTGAGATGTCTTTGCCAAGGGCAAGGGTTAATTTTGATTTGGCCTTGCGATAAGCCTCACTTACAAGAATCTCTTTCAGGTAAACAATCTCACGCTCTTTATTGGCAACTTCTATCCCAACAGCAGATTTGCCAGGGATTGGAGCCACTATGCGCACACTTGCAGCTTTAAGCCCAAGGGCAAGGTCATCTGCCAAAGAAGCGATTTTGTTTATCTTTATGCCTGGGGCAGGTTCGTATTCGTAAACGGTAATTACTGGGCCAGGGCAGATTTCAGTAACCTTTCCCCGCACGCCAAAATCTTCGAGTTTTCGCTCAAGGAGCTTGGCGCGGGCAAGAAGTTCTTCTTTGTTTTCGCGTTCAAACCTTGGCGGAGGATCGTCTAAAAGACTAAGCGGTGGCTTTTTATAAGTCTTTGATTTGGATGGCACAGGGAGTTTTTCCAGGGTTTCATCTTGGCTTTCTTTGTCATCAGGAAGATAGAGTTCTTCTTCTGGTTCAGGGTATATCTCCTGAGTAACAGGGATGTTAGGCTCAAACGCTGGCTCAAGGCCTTCGGCAGGAGGAACATGTTCATGAGAAGTTTTGCGGAATTTTTGCCACCAGTAAGCCGGAAGGCTTCCCAAATAGCGAAAAAAGGCCCCGCATCTTTCTAAAAGTTCTTTAGGGGAAAAACCCGAGATAAGACAAAGTGCGGTGAGCTGAAACAAGACTATCAGTAAAAAGAGCCCTGGTTTGCCCAATAAAAAGAGAAGTTGTTTGCCAAGGCCTGCTAAAAATCCGCCGTTTAAAGGGTAGGGCCCTATGGAACCTGAAAGCCCTGCTAAGGGGTCTAGAAAAGAAGTCGAGGTAACAAAAAGCCCTGCGGCCAGAGGCAGTTGCCAGCCGGGACTTTTCCCGGTGAAAAGCCAGATGCCCGCAAGAATTAAGAAAATGGGGACAAACCAGGCTCCAAAGCCAGCAAAGTCAAACAAAAAAGCTGAAAGATAGGCCCCTATAATGCCGGTGAAGTTGTGAAGTGAAGTGGCACCTACCCTTCCAAAACCCGGGTCATCAGGATGGTAACCCAGGAGAGCCAGAAAAACAAAAACCCCAAGGGCCATCAAAATAAGACCAGCTATTTCATTGCGAAATTTAGCAAACATTTCAGTTTTTAAGGTAAGCAAGCCCCTCGGCTATGAGCTTTGGCCAACCAAGTTCGCGTAAAATATTGATTACGTCCTGGTCAGTCAAGGAAGAGAAACGGGCCAGGAGAAGAAGGGCCGGATCTTCTTTCAGGAAGATAGCAATAAAGCCCTTTTTTTCTTTAGGGGCAAAGCTTACCAGGGCCGGATAACCGTCTATCTTGCGGTAGCGCAATACAAATTCCGGCGTTTCCACCTCAAGGCGGCCTTTAAGAGATCTGGCAAGTTTTGCTCCCTGAGAGCCTCCGGCAAAAAGGACTTCCAGACGGGCACCATCAGGCCTATCATAAAAACGTTTAACGTAAAAGGCCTTGCCGGGTTCGCTTGTAAATTTCAAAAAATCAGGGGCAGAGGATTGCCAGCCTTTTAGCTCAGGCAGGGGAAGGAATTGGTTTTCTTCTGCCTGTGAAAAACCCGCTAAAAGCAAAAAGATGACAACCAAGGGGATGAGTCTCATAAGCGCAGCCCTCATGTTTTTGAAAAAGATAACATAAATTGAACTCTTTTGGAAAAACTTATCCATGCCTTTGTAGTAAAATTTCCCAGGATCCGTTCCTATTTTGTTTCGAAAAATGGGAACGGATCTCTTGTTTTGGTATGTTATTCTTCTGCTTTGATTTTTGGGGCTCCTTCTGGGAGTTCGAAAGGAGGATAAACGTAAAGCCACATGGATGCCCTTAAAAACATGGGATAAGTCGAGTTCCCAATGCGATGATTTCCAAAAGGGATCTTGGCACTTATAAGCCACCAGCCCTCTTGAGGGAAAGTAAGGCTAAAGTCTCCGTTTTCGTCAGTGTAAAGGGAATAATACATGCGCGCGTCATCGCGTTTACCAAGCCTGTCCTGGGGGAGTTCTTTCCCTGTTAAAAACACTCCGTTAAAACGAACTACTTGAATCAGGGTCTGCGAGAGGGGTTTTCCGTCAAGCAAAAGCCTGCCACGGAAAAGCCCGGCTTTTGTGATCCCATAAGGCCGGTTGTAGGGGATAATTTCTGCTTTTAGCCCTAAATTTTTTTGCCAGCTTCCTTCTCTTTCCACATGAAAGGGCACTTTTACGATTTCTTCCCACACTTCGTAAGTACCCGGAATGAGCGTTGGGTCCGAGTGTAAGACGAGATAGTAGTCTCCGATTTTAGTGGGTAAATAACGGGCCTTCCAGGCATAACGTTTTTTTCCGGTGGCGTGATCTTTTATTTTGGTTCGCCAAAAGGATATGGGTTCGAATTTGCCGGAAGGGGTGAAGATTTTGGCTTTGGGAGCCTTGACATCATAGACAATGCCCTGAAAAGGCTCTGCCCTGAACACCAACCATACCTTTTCCTGGCCTTTATTCCCGTAGTCAAGGCCGTCTTCACCTACCACCGTGAGAAAAAAGGGGTAAGCTGGCTTTGTCCACCAGAAAAACAAAATAAAAATTAAAAAAAACTTCTTCATGGCTTTGTCCTCAAATAAATTAAACGGAAAACTTACAAATTTTCTTAACTATCAGGTCGTGTAGCGCCGGCCTAAACCCTTTTATGCGCTTGTTTTCTCTTGAGGGATGGACTCTGTTGCTAAGAAGTAAGATGACAAGTTCTTTTTGGGTGTCAATCCAAAAAGATGTTCCCGTAAAGCCAAGGTGCCCTAAAGACGCACGAGAAATGAGACCCCCTGCGCTTGAAGATTCCTTGCTTGGGCGGTCAAATCCCAACGCCCGGCCACCTGCTTTGCTTTGCCAGTCCCAAAAAGTTTGTACCAGGTCTCGGTTAAGAAAGGCTTTAGCTTCTCCTTCATAGGCCTTAAGCAGGATAACCAGGAGCTTGAGCACTTCTTCTGCACTGCCAAAAAGCCCGGCATGGCCTGCTACGCCCCCAAGGGCCCAGGCGTTTTCGTCGTGAACTTCGCCTTTTATCAATTTGCCACGCCAGGGGCAAAATTCTGTGGCCGCGCATTTTTCTTTAGGAATACCCGCGCGTACGGGACTAAAAAGTATTTTTAAAGGATTAAGCCCAAGGAGATTTATAGTTTCCCTGAAAAAGCAATCCAATTCTTTTTGCGCAATTTTTTCTATTAGGTGCCCCAGGATGATAAATCCCAGGTCGCTGTAGACTTGTTTCCTCCCAAGAGGATAGGCAAGGGGCTCTTTAAGGATCCAGGTGCAGATGATTTCTTTTCTTTTTTCAAGAGGATAGGTAAGAAGCCTTACGAAATAGGGCCGATGGTCCGGAAATCCGGCTTGATGGGCCAGGAGATCAGCGATAGTTGCTTTTTCGAACCAAAAAGGCGCGTTAAAAAAGCGTCCAAGTTCATCATCCAGAGAGATTTTTCCTTCGCTTAAAAGGCGCATGAGGCAAAGGGTCGTGGCAAGCGGTTTGGTCAAAGAGGCCAGGTCATAAAAAACGTAAGGACTATTTTTTTGGGGAGCAGGATAGAACTCCTGCCAACCAAAGGCCTCTAGATAGCTTTTTCCCCTGTGCCAGATGGCAAGGCAGGCGCCGGGAAAAACCTTTTCTTTTACACCCCGGCGCATCATGTCTCTAACTTCTTCGGGAAGAGGCCTATGTTTCAAGCTCCTGGCGCCTTTTGACTTCGATTTCGGCGAGCAGTTTTTGGAGATCTTCAGGGGTGAAGACGTATTTTTCTCGACAAAAATCACAAGTGATTTCTGATGGTTCGCCTTTTTCAAGGAGTTTTTTAATTTCTTCTGGACCGAGAGCAATGAGGGCCCTTTCGGCTCTTTCTCTTGAGCAGCGACAATGATAGGCAAGGGGCCGTTTTTCAAGGACTTTTACGTTTTCTTTGCCAAATATGCGTTCAAGGATGGTCTCAGGGGTAAAGCCCTCTTGCAAAAGGCTGGTTACAGGTGGAAGTTTCTTGAGCACTTCTTCTATCCTGGCAATTTGTTCGTCTGTGGCTGCAGGAAGGGTTTGGATCAAAAAACCCCCTGCTACTTTTACCGTGTTGTCCGGCTCTACGAATACCCCGAGCCCTACTGCAGAGGGGATTTGTTCTGAGACCGTAAGATAGTAGCTTACGTCTTCGGCAATTTCACCGGAAATAAGTTTGGTAGAACCCTGGTAGGGTTCTTTTAGCCCCAGGTCTTTGGTGACCGAGATGAAACCATCGCGACCAACGGCCTGGCCTACCAGGAGTTTTCCTTTTTGTGGGGTGAGGTGAATATGGGGCTTTTGCACCAGGCCGCGAACGTTTCCTTCGGCATCAGCCTCAGCAATGATTTCCCCAAGTGGGCCACCGCCATTTATCTGGATCATGACCCGGCCGGTTTTAAGGTCAAGGCCTAGAAGGGCCGCGGCAGTGAGCGCCCTTCCCAAGGCGGCGGTAGCAGTGGGCAGGGTGTTATGGCGTTTTCTCGCTTCTTCAACGATGTCTTTGGTATCTGCGGCAAAAATACGAAAGGCGCCGTCTTTCGTGATACCCCGTATGGCATAACTCATGTTTAGTCTTCCTCCTCAAGAAGGCCCATTTCTTCTAATTCTTTTACCGCTTCGTCTAGCAATTCGTGGATTTGGTCGGTGATTTCTCTTGATCTTTCGGTGGCTGCTGACACGGTATCCATGATAACTCCCTTAAAGGCTCCCTTTTCCATGGCCTTAAGCCCGGAGATGGTTGTGCCACCAGGGCTTGCGACCATGCTTTTTATTTCGTAAGGGTTTTTTCCGGCTTCTTTCATAAGCTTTACCGTGCCAAGAATTGTTTCTAAGACCAGGGTCTGGGCCACCTCCCGCGGAAGCCCCTCATGCACCCCGGCATCGATTAGTCCTTCTATAAAGGCAGCCACAAAAGCCGGACCACTTCCAGAAAGCCCTGTTACCGCATCAAAAGCCATTTCTGGAAGATAGATAGCTATTCCAAAGGTTTTTAAAAATTCTTCGGCAAGGGCTAAGTCTTCATCGGTGACAAAATGTCCATCGGTGTAAACGGATACTGCTGCTTGCACAAGGGCAGGGGTGTTGGGCATAACCCTAATGACACGGGTGCCTTCTGGTAAATAGGCTTCGATAAGATCAAGGGGGATCCCTGCGGCAATGGAAAGAATGAGGTTTTTTCGGATGTTAATACAACGTGAAATTTCCCTTAGGACAAACTCCATGATGTCTGGTTTGACTGCAAGCACCACCAGGTCACTCTTTTTTACCAGGGCACAATTGTCAGCAAGTATTTTTATGCCAGGGAAGCTCTTCTCAAGGTATTCTCTGCGAGAAGGATTGGGTTCAGAGACAATGATCTTTTTAGGGCTACTCGCCTTTGAGGCCAAAACACCCTTGATAATTGCTTCTGCCATTTTGCCGCCACCTATAAAGCCGATGTTTAAATCTTTTAAGGCCATGTTCTCCTCCTCGTGTTCTTTTTTTGCAAATCATACTTTAAGATAAACAAATTTCAGGAACTATTTTTACCATAAGTCTTTTTAGGAGGATTTTTTATGGCGAAAAAACCCTGGGGCGGAAGATTTGCCGAAGCAACCGACAAACTCGTGGAAAAATTTACAGCCTCGGTGCATTTTGACCAAAAACTTGCCCTCTATGACATCAAGGGAAGCATAGCCCACGCACGCATGCTTGGCGCAAGGGGGATAATACCCAAAGAAGACGCCGAAAAAATAATAGCCGGTCTGGCTGAGCTGGAAAAAGAGATTCAAGAAGGAAAGTTTACCTGGCGTGAGGACCTTGAGGATGTACACATGAATATCGAAGCCGCACTTTTTGAAAAAATAGGCCCTCTTGCAGGAAAACTTCATACCGCCCGCAGTCGAAACGACCAGGTAGCAACTGACGTAAGGCTTTATCTCCGCGATGTTATCGATGAGGCCCTTGCCGCGCTCAAAGAGCTGAGACTTGTCCTGGTTCTCAAGGCCAAGGAAAACCTTGAGGTCATCATGCCCGGCTTTACACACCTCCAACATGCCCAGCCAGTGCTTTTTGCACATCATCTTATGGCGTACTACGAGATGTTCACACGCGACACTAAAAGACTTTCTTTCGTAAGAGAAGAAACAAACGTCTGCCCGCTTGGCAGTGCGGCCCTTGCGGGAACGCCTTTTCCTGTTGACAGGGAGATGGTGGCACGGGAGCTTGGCTTTGCTGGAATTTCCCGAAACAGCATGGATGCCGTTTCAGATAGAGACTTTATCATTTCTTTCCTTGGGGCGGCTTCTCTTGTGTTTGTGCATCTTTCAAGACTTTGCGAAGAACTTATTCTTTGGATGAGCCAGGAATTTTCTTTTATTGACCTGCCAGATAAGCTTTGCACAGGAAGCTCTATCATGCCCCAGAAGAAAAACCCCGACGTAGCAGAACTTATACGCGGAAAAACAGGCCGCGTATTTGGAAATCTTTTTTCATTGCTCACGGTCTTAAAGGGGCTCCCCATGACTTACAACCGGGATCTCCAGGAAGACAAAGAGCCCCTTTTTGATACCGCGGAAACACTCCTTGCCTCTTTAAGGCTTGCTAGCTCCCTGGTCTCAGGGCTAAAGGTGAACGCGCCCAAGATGCGCAAGGCCTGTGAGGAAGGCCATCTTACCGCTACGGATCTTGCGGATTATTTAGCCACTAAAGGGGTGCCGTTTAGAGAAGCCCATCATATTGTAGGCAAGCTGGTGGCATACTGCGAAGATAAGGGGCTTAAGCTTTGGGAGCTTCCCCTTGAAAAAATGAAAGAGTTTTCAGAAGTGATAGAAAAAGACGTTTATGATTGGCTTACCCTTGAAGGATCAGTAGCCCGTCGTAAAGTGCCAGGGGGGACTGCGCCTGAAATGGTGCGCAAGGCTATTGAAGAAGCTGAAAAAGA
Above is a genomic segment from Thermodesulfatator atlanticus DSM 21156 containing:
- a CDS encoding DUF2752 domain-containing protein; the encoded protein is MITERRLWQALILAGLALFFLNAKGIISISSLSLPWRCPFKLLTGLPCPGCGMTHAAKSFLQGNFCDAFSTNPLIFLFVGLVFMLAFLPDKALFFLQRKGFWKVILLLVLIWWLTRLILRI
- a CDS encoding DUF4234 domain-containing protein, with the translated sequence MATEGPTLRLPPHEDLEPRSIAKEVILTLITCGLWGLVWQYQQIRMVNLLLGREEFSFWKWFVFTLLTCGLYHLYHEYLMGRAIVRIQHKYGLPPSESLPAISLIVTLLSLGIITDALQQKELNLIIEDLKQKSR
- a CDS encoding alpha-amylase/4-alpha-glucanotransferase domain-containing protein, which codes for MKLPFVFGVHNHQPLGNFDEVVKRLTDESYFPFLKIIERYPHFRFSLHVSGILLKWWEEKYPAIFELLGKLIARQQIEPVAGGFFEPILAVIPREDRKEQILRHKDYLKKQFGVSPVGLWLTERVWEQALVEDLAKLGIKYVVVDDRHFLVSGFEKENLYGYFYTEAEGQRLAVFPIDETLRYAIPFWPVERLGRYLNDVAFRGGRLAIYFDDGEKFGVWPGTKKWVYEEGWLESFLQTITRWQEEGKIEIMTFAEALEKLPANGLAYLPTASYAEMEQWALPAKRILELEELNKRLKPEKTRFAAFIRGGHWRNFFVKYPESNYLHKRMLQVSELSRKNFDPEARVELLSAQCNDAYWHGIFGGLYLPHLRQAVWEKLLAAEAKLRANSKPSFSELDIDYDGATEVCYASSEAVLVFKPSYGGQILEWSSLKSTHNYQNVLTRRFEAYHEAIRHPQECPEEKEEGVSSIHTLTKRPSQEVLNALVYDWYERHSLIEHFFDPNRTLYDFVRCDFGEWGDFANQPFNWHRKGAELIFFRDGGLYPPGSTRRPLLLRKHIKVNQEGLGLEISYELEYRAEETTRCFFGVEFNFYPPLLAKGAGEVSLDGQSIPVSEPQEVFGQELTFLAPFGEKLKLTLPETARFFIFPVKTVSQSEAGFDLTTQGIAVMPFWPIEFRKGEALHKKLTLAIEP
- the nadA gene encoding quinolinate synthase NadA, with translation MNELQKEIRELAKERKAIILAHNYQPPEIQDVADLTGDSLELSLKAAQTDAEVVVFCGVRFMAETAAIVCPDKLIVFPRMEAGCEMADMIGPEDVENLKAKYPKAPVVTYVNSYVEIKALSDICCTSANAVNVVRALDADEIIFLPDMNLARYTQRFFKEKKIHYFEGFCPFHDVLTVEDVTAARKAHPNAVFMAHPECRPEVIDLADAVRSTSGMLRYAKESDAKEFIIGTEVGLLYPLKKQNPDKNFYPASEKMLCKAMKIISLEDLKKSLETLSPVVKVPEDLRVKAYRAVARMLEIPRT
- a CDS encoding DUF4198 domain-containing protein; its protein translation is MKKFFLIFILFFWWTKPAYPFFLTVVGEDGLDYGNKGQEKVWLVFRAEPFQGIVYDVKAPKAKIFTPSGKFEPISFWRTKIKDHATGKKRYAWKARYLPTKIGDYYLVLHSDPTLIPGTYEVWEEIVKVPFHVEREGSWQKNLGLKAEIIPYNRPYGITKAGLFRGRLLLDGKPLSQTLIQVVRFNGVFLTGKELPQDRLGKRDDARMYYSLYTDENGDFSLTFPQEGWWLISAKIPFGNHRIGNSTYPMFLRASMWLYVYPPFELPEGAPKIKAEE
- a CDS encoding serine hydrolase domain-containing protein, coding for MKHRPLPEEVRDMMRRGVKEKVFPGACLAIWHRGKSYLEAFGWQEFYPAPQKNSPYVFYDLASLTKPLATTLCLMRLLSEGKISLDDELGRFFNAPFWFEKATIADLLAHQAGFPDHRPYFVRLLTYPLEKRKEIICTWILKEPLAYPLGRKQVYSDLGFIILGHLIEKIAQKELDCFFRETINLLGLNPLKILFSPVRAGIPKEKCAATEFCPWRGKLIKGEVHDENAWALGGVAGHAGLFGSAEEVLKLLVILLKAYEGEAKAFLNRDLVQTFWDWQSKAGGRALGFDRPSKESSSAGGLISRASLGHLGFTGTSFWIDTQKELVILLLSNRVHPSRENKRIKGFRPALHDLIVKKICKFSV
- a CDS encoding DNA translocase FtsK, which gives rise to MFAKFRNEIAGLILMALGVFVFLALLGYHPDDPGFGRVGATSLHNFTGIIGAYLSAFLFDFAGFGAWFVPIFLILAGIWLFTGKSPGWQLPLAAGLFVTSTSFLDPLAGLSGSIGPYPLNGGFLAGLGKQLLFLLGKPGLFLLIVLFQLTALCLISGFSPKELLERCGAFFRYLGSLPAYWWQKFRKTSHEHVPPAEGLEPAFEPNIPVTQEIYPEPEEELYLPDDKESQDETLEKLPVPSKSKTYKKPPLSLLDDPPPRFERENKEELLARAKLLERKLEDFGVRGKVTEICPGPVITVYEYEPAPGIKINKIASLADDLALGLKAASVRIVAPIPGKSAVGIEVANKEREIVYLKEILVSEAYRKAKSKLTLALGKDISGRPVVTDLAKMPHLLIAGATGTGKSVCLHAMLMSLLFKATPEEVRLLLIDPKRIELSVYDGIPHLLHPVLLEPKTATLALKWAVSEMERRYQLLEEARARNLESYNAEAEEKLPYIVIVVDELADLMVVSSKEVEMSLTRLAQMARASGIHLLLATQRPSVDVLTGIIKANFPARISFQVSSRTDSRTILDTGGAERLLGAGDMLFLPPGTSKLKRIHGAFISEKEVKKVVEYLKAQGEPDYALELVAGGEEAVSELDDEVDELYEQAVQIVVQTGQASISMLQRRLRVGYNRAARMIERMEKEGIVGPSDGVRPRPVLLRPDK
- a CDS encoding LolA family protein, whose product is MAEISAKDVATRLQNYYEQTKNFTADFEQEVHFLRANQIRFSKGRVYFEKPGLMRWEYTWPEELLIVADKKNIYVYSKKDNQVMIFPKEKSLSSKLMLSFVSGKGNIFEDFRLGPVEELPEGKVALILFPKEEAQIQKIKLLIDKKNGALLGFSFWDQLGNLTRIKFLKTKRNIHLAKALFNFEPPKGAEIIQER